One Marinobacter panjinensis DNA segment encodes these proteins:
- a CDS encoding enoyl-CoA hydratase, protein MTDLVLTEKKNHILTVRINRLDRKNALTHAMYTALGDAIEQARDDNDIRCILYTGSEDCFTAGNDLGDFAAGLPGDFEDTPVGRFLLLLATTNKPIVAAVNGPAVGIGTTMLLHCDLVFAGNNTRFQMPFATLGLCPEGGSSLLLPSWLGRVRAAELLMLGDAFTADDALRMSLINRVCEPAQTETTALEACARLAAQPPAAIRATRELLNRAIGEALETTMLAEGKLFGERLKSPENAEAIKAFTEKRKPDFSNFS, encoded by the coding sequence GTGACCGACCTCGTCCTCACCGAAAAGAAAAATCACATTTTAACGGTCCGCATTAACCGCCTGGACCGTAAGAATGCCCTCACCCACGCTATGTACACCGCCCTCGGCGATGCCATCGAACAGGCCCGGGATGACAACGACATTCGCTGCATCCTTTATACGGGTAGCGAAGACTGCTTCACCGCCGGTAATGACCTGGGTGATTTCGCTGCCGGCCTGCCAGGCGACTTTGAAGACACCCCCGTAGGCCGTTTCCTGTTGCTGCTGGCCACCACCAATAAACCCATCGTGGCCGCAGTGAACGGCCCGGCCGTGGGCATCGGCACTACCATGCTGCTGCATTGCGATTTGGTATTCGCCGGTAACAACACCCGCTTCCAGATGCCCTTTGCCACTCTGGGCCTGTGCCCGGAAGGTGGCTCCAGCCTGCTGCTGCCCTCATGGCTTGGCCGGGTGCGCGCGGCTGAACTGCTGATGCTCGGCGACGCCTTCACCGCCGATGACGCCCTGCGCATGAGCCTGATCAACAGGGTGTGCGAACCCGCGCAGACGGAAACCACGGCCCTTGAAGCCTGCGCCCGGCTTGCGGCCCAACCCCCAGCCGCCATCCGCGCCACCCGGGAATTACTGAACAGGGCAATCGGTGAGGCACTGGAAACCACCATGCTGGCCGAGGGCAAACTGTTCGGCGAACGCCTGAAATCCCCGGAGAACGCTGAAGCCATCAAGGCCTTCACGGAAAAGAGGAAGCCGGACTTCTCGAACTTCAGTTAG